A stretch of Pseudorhodobacter turbinis DNA encodes these proteins:
- a CDS encoding DUF5677 domain-containing protein, which produces MEYEDKLSILDKSLRQAVEDELGTDLLDSDEAGNLYSELFEKVRADCEASSLEGYKNSAPELLAEMRVDARGFEERNFERWKPSFDHIEMMWSIAQELGEMHGKAIKAEGGEDDNPVMAALAHIFPRALLVTQEIICLLKGGFPDGAFARWRSLHELTVTAMFIEKHGEAAAIPYFLSFRFAERNAAKRRNLSSDLTGIRCFTVDEMAVFEARCDEAERILGRSVGKGETAGEWPKIMQKHPQFDKIEKDVGMDIGRPVYKMASTHTHANHRPMGDLLGMFEADAEAHLVGPSNSGFVTPLRMTAVTLAQITMTYLFHGANADRIVHADTMAALAEQMATIAKENERVTREAFDEKAKAESGPKN; this is translated from the coding sequence GTGGAATATGAAGACAAGCTGAGCATTCTAGATAAAAGCCTTCGCCAAGCCGTCGAGGATGAGCTGGGGACTGACCTCCTCGATTCCGATGAGGCTGGAAATCTGTATTCTGAGTTGTTCGAAAAAGTGCGCGCCGATTGCGAGGCGAGTAGTCTGGAAGGTTACAAGAACAGCGCCCCTGAACTTCTCGCCGAAATGCGCGTCGATGCCCGTGGCTTTGAAGAACGCAACTTTGAGCGATGGAAACCATCATTCGATCATATCGAAATGATGTGGTCCATTGCCCAAGAGTTGGGGGAAATGCACGGAAAGGCAATTAAGGCAGAAGGCGGCGAAGACGACAATCCCGTCATGGCTGCACTTGCTCACATATTCCCCCGTGCCCTCTTGGTCACTCAGGAAATCATCTGTCTGTTAAAGGGCGGCTTTCCTGATGGTGCGTTTGCTCGCTGGCGTTCGCTGCATGAGCTGACCGTCACAGCAATGTTCATTGAGAAGCACGGTGAGGCTGCTGCGATACCTTACTTTTTGAGCTTTCGTTTCGCTGAGCGGAACGCAGCAAAAAGAAGAAATCTGAGTTCAGACTTGACTGGCATCAGGTGCTTTACAGTTGATGAAATGGCAGTGTTCGAGGCGCGGTGTGACGAGGCTGAAAGAATCCTAGGTCGCTCGGTTGGTAAAGGTGAGACGGCTGGTGAGTGGCCTAAGATAATGCAGAAACATCCGCAGTTTGACAAGATTGAAAAAGATGTGGGAATGGACATCGGGAGGCCGGTATACAAAATGGCCTCGACACACACACACGCTAACCACCGTCCCATGGGTGACCTGTTGGGTATGTTCGAGGCGGACGCGGAAGCTCACCTCGTTGGTCCTAGTAATTCGGGTTTCGTCACCCCTCTTAGAATGACAGCCGTGACACTCGCACAGATCACAATGACCTACCTTTTTCACGGGGCAAACGCGGACCGCATAGTGCATGCGGACACCATGGCAGCGCTCGCTGAACAGATGGCAACAATTGCCAAAGAAAACGAGCGCGTCACACGGGAAGCGTTTGATGAAAAGGCAAAAGCGGAATCTGGGCCGAAAAATTGA
- a CDS encoding recombinase family protein has product MGELVGYGRVSSRTQSLDIQTDALTRAGCKKLFSEKMSGTRTEGRKELERMLDYVREYDVLVITKLDRLARSLPDLLKITARLEEKGVQLRCLDQAIDTTTPEGRMTYQILGAVAEFETNIRKARQREGIDAALAKGADSPFKGRPATITADAVNAAIAETGSKAGAAKKLGISRDSVYRVLKG; this is encoded by the coding sequence ATGGGAGAACTGGTAGGTTATGGACGTGTCAGCAGTCGCACCCAGTCACTGGACATCCAGACAGACGCGCTGACGCGCGCAGGGTGTAAGAAGCTGTTTTCGGAAAAGATGAGTGGAACCCGTACCGAAGGCCGCAAGGAGCTGGAACGGATGCTCGACTACGTCCGCGAATATGATGTGCTTGTCATCACGAAGCTGGACAGATTGGCACGTTCGCTGCCTGACCTGCTCAAGATCACTGCACGCCTTGAAGAGAAGGGCGTCCAGTTACGTTGCCTTGATCAGGCCATCGACACGACCACACCAGAAGGGCGTATGACCTACCAAATCCTTGGTGCTGTGGCAGAGTTCGAAACAAACATCCGCAAGGCAAGACAGAGGGAAGGCATCGACGCCGCCCTCGCCAAGGGTGCTGACAGCCCATTCAAGGGACGTCCTGCTACCATCACCGCTGACGCGGTCAATGCCGCTATCGCTGAGACAGGTAGCAAGGCAGGTGCTGCGAAGAAGCTGGGGATCAGTAGGGATTCAGTGTATCGGGTCTTGAAGGGTTAG
- a CDS encoding 3-deoxy-D-manno-octulosonic acid transferase, translated as MDKARPPGKALRAYTVLTRMLVPLAPTHLRKRLARGREDPARWQEKLGQAGAPRPDGRLIWLHGVGVGEVMALRGVIAAMGRAEPQAHFLVTSSARSSAEVVAGNLPPRSIHQYLPLDAPAFVARFLDHWQPDLSIWSDQDIWPLCAYMADKRGIPLVFLNARITDASLNKRRFIKALYTDSLKRFQLVLAQDSRSADNLMALGAPRVEVAPSVKSAAPMLAADGAEQVRMGAMFEGRRVWVAASTHPEDEAVALAAQARLIAEDPRWLLVLVPRDPKRAIAPDLPFAKRSSGDTLAGQAVYLADTFGELGLWYRLAEAALIGGSFSAVEGHNPWEASALGTAVLHGPRIDNFTNDFKSLQMAQAAKEITDATQLVAALNGELRQMGLRGQSLVRRAAPLESLAADLLGLMK; from the coding sequence TTGGATAAAGCACGCCCCCCCGGCAAGGCCTTGCGGGCCTATACCGTCTTGACGCGGATGCTGGTGCCTTTGGCCCCGACGCACCTGCGCAAACGCCTGGCCCGCGGGCGCGAAGATCCGGCGCGTTGGCAAGAAAAGCTGGGGCAGGCGGGCGCGCCGCGGCCTGATGGTCGGCTGATATGGTTGCACGGCGTTGGCGTGGGCGAGGTGATGGCCCTGCGCGGTGTGATTGCTGCAATGGGCCGCGCGGAGCCGCAAGCGCATTTTCTGGTGACCTCCTCGGCGCGTTCCTCGGCAGAAGTGGTGGCGGGCAACCTGCCGCCGCGCAGTATCCACCAATATCTGCCGCTTGATGCGCCCGCTTTTGTGGCGCGGTTTCTGGACCATTGGCAACCGGACCTGTCAATCTGGAGCGACCAGGATATCTGGCCGCTTTGCGCCTATATGGCAGATAAGCGCGGCATTCCCTTGGTGTTTTTGAATGCACGGATCACGGATGCGTCTTTAAACAAACGTCGTTTTATCAAGGCATTATACACCGATTCTCTGAAACGGTTTCAACTCGTTCTGGCCCAAGACAGCCGCAGCGCAGATAACCTGATGGCACTTGGCGCGCCTCGGGTGGAGGTGGCGCCTTCGGTGAAGTCCGCCGCACCGATGCTTGCCGCAGATGGGGCAGAGCAGGTCCGGATGGGCGCAATGTTTGAGGGGCGCCGCGTCTGGGTCGCCGCCTCCACCCACCCTGAGGATGAGGCGGTCGCATTGGCTGCCCAAGCCCGGCTGATTGCTGAGGATCCGCGCTGGTTGCTGGTGCTTGTCCCACGCGACCCCAAGCGCGCCATAGCCCCCGATCTGCCCTTCGCCAAGCGCAGCTCGGGCGATACCTTGGCAGGCCAAGCAGTCTATCTGGCTGATACCTTTGGGGAATTGGGCCTATGGTACCGGCTGGCCGAGGCCGCCCTTATCGGGGGCAGCTTTAGCGCGGTCGAAGGGCACAACCCGTGGGAGGCCTCTGCATTGGGGACCGCCGTTCTACATGGTCCGCGCATAGATAACTTTACAAATGATTTCAAATCACTACAGATGGCACAGGCCGCCAAAGAGATCACAGATGCCACCCAGTTGGTGGCGGCGCTGAACGGGGAGTTGCGGCAAATGGGCCTGCGCGGGCAATCTTTGGTGCGGCGTGCGGCCCCGCTAGAAAGTCTGGCCGCCGATCTTTTGGGGCTGATGAAATGA
- a CDS encoding 3-deoxy-D-manno-octulosonic acid transferase, with amino-acid sequence MTDFPKMKLRIALWAYAALWTLGLPLALFYLWRRGRKDPDYHSHLAERFGLGSTPMPNAIWVHAVSLGEFRSAVPLINALLGQGERVVITHFTPAGRRSSTQVYTDEIAAGQVQVVWVPFELGLCFANFFHRFTPKYGLVMEVEVWPRMIMAARRHRVPLFMCNAQYPSKAFDRDGQTGLRAQLMQGFAGALVKSDLQARRFAQVGVKRIEVTGELRFDQPIPPAQVAAGRALKPARDVVVIASAIEGEDDGYISAIKAVREVRDTLFVYVPRRPERFNEVAQQIKDAGLRMARRSEVLTKDLSGSLPEGIDVLYGDSLGEMYFYLAMADRVVVGGGFNPKGAHNIIEPLALKKPVLVGPETWTIEYPLVEAEAAGVARSVPDFEALAKALIARDDPSAAQIDAFFAAHAGATPRTLAGIAALRV; translated from the coding sequence ATGACCGATTTCCCGAAGATGAAGCTTCGGATTGCCCTTTGGGCCTATGCAGCGTTATGGACGCTCGGCCTGCCTTTGGCGCTTTTCTACTTATGGCGCAGGGGCCGCAAGGACCCCGATTACCACAGCCATCTAGCGGAACGGTTTGGCCTTGGCAGCACGCCTATGCCGAATGCGATCTGGGTGCATGCCGTGTCATTGGGGGAATTTCGTTCGGCCGTGCCGCTGATAAATGCGCTTTTGGGGCAGGGGGAACGGGTTGTGATCACCCATTTCACGCCCGCAGGCAGGCGCTCTTCGACCCAGGTTTATACCGATGAAATCGCGGCAGGGCAGGTGCAGGTGGTCTGGGTGCCGTTTGAGCTTGGCCTTTGCTTTGCCAATTTTTTCCACCGTTTCACCCCCAAATACGGCTTGGTGATGGAGGTGGAGGTTTGGCCACGGATGATCATGGCCGCGCGCCGCCACCGCGTGCCCCTTTTCATGTGCAATGCGCAATACCCCAGCAAAGCCTTTGATCGCGATGGACAAACCGGCCTGAGGGCGCAGCTTATGCAGGGCTTTGCCGGGGCCTTGGTGAAATCGGATCTACAGGCGCGCCGCTTTGCCCAAGTCGGGGTGAAACGGATCGAAGTGACCGGAGAGCTGCGCTTTGACCAACCAATACCGCCCGCACAAGTTGCCGCCGGTCGTGCGCTGAAACCTGCCCGAGACGTCGTGGTGATCGCCAGTGCCATTGAGGGTGAGGATGACGGATATATAAGTGCTATCAAAGCAGTACGAGAAGTTCGTGATACACTTTTCGTCTATGTCCCCCGCCGTCCCGAACGTTTTAATGAGGTCGCTCAGCAGATAAAGGATGCGGGCCTACGCATGGCGCGGCGCTCCGAGGTTCTGACCAAAGATCTTTCCGGCAGTTTGCCCGAGGGGATCGATGTCCTTTATGGCGATAGCCTCGGAGAGATGTATTTCTACCTTGCTATGGCGGACCGCGTGGTCGTTGGCGGCGGCTTCAACCCCAAAGGCGCGCATAATATCATCGAACCGCTTGCCCTCAAAAAGCCGGTTCTGGTCGGGCCTGAAACCTGGACCATCGAATACCCGCTCGTGGAGGCAGAGGCCGCAGGCGTGGCCCGCTCAGTTCCTGACTTCGAGGCTTTGGCGAAGGCTTTGATCGCGCGCGATGATCCCTCCGCCGCGCAAATCGATGCGTTTTTCGCAGCCCATGCTGGTGCAACCCCCCGCACCTTGGCGGGTATCGCGGCCCTTAGGGTTTAG
- the neuC gene encoding UDP-N-acetylglucosamine 2-epimerase, with amino-acid sequence MTRKLLFVTGTRADFGKLEPLASAAKTAGFEVSFFVTGMHMMARYGLTKLEVQRLDGIMAYEFLNQRPNDPQDMVLAKTVMGFSDFVTEMRPDLIITHGDRVEALACTLVAATNYIRSGHVEGGEVSGTIDEIFRHCNTKLASAHFVSSDAAARRVMALGEPQSAVHVIGSPELDFHSRASGVTIDEVRARYGIAFSDFGICVFHPVTSEQATMGTQARDLYAALEASGRNFVLIAPNNDPGSEEIFDVINALPKERFRLLPSMRFAHFSELMKNAACMVGNSSAGVREAPFLGIPSLDIGTRQHNRSDAPSIRFADAGDANTIATFLDDEWGKSHPRHEGFGSGSAAERFAAVLNDPEFWARGLQKEFQDLG; translated from the coding sequence ATGACGCGAAAATTGCTTTTCGTCACCGGAACCCGCGCCGATTTTGGCAAGCTGGAACCGCTCGCCTCTGCCGCGAAAACGGCGGGGTTTGAGGTGTCATTTTTCGTGACCGGCATGCATATGATGGCACGCTACGGGCTGACCAAGCTTGAGGTGCAGCGCCTCGACGGCATCATGGCCTATGAGTTTCTCAACCAGCGCCCCAATGATCCGCAGGATATGGTGCTGGCCAAAACCGTGATGGGGTTTTCCGATTTCGTCACCGAAATGCGCCCCGATCTGATCATCACGCACGGTGACCGCGTCGAGGCGCTGGCCTGCACCTTGGTCGCGGCCACGAATTACATCCGTTCCGGCCATGTCGAGGGCGGCGAGGTTTCCGGCACCATCGACGAGATTTTTCGCCATTGTAACACCAAGCTTGCCTCGGCGCATTTCGTGTCATCCGACGCCGCCGCACGCCGCGTCATGGCATTGGGTGAACCGCAATCCGCGGTGCATGTCATCGGCTCGCCCGAGCTTGATTTCCACTCGCGCGCCTCCGGCGTGACGATTGATGAGGTGCGCGCCCGCTATGGCATCGCGTTCTCGGATTTCGGGATTTGTGTGTTCCACCCCGTCACCTCGGAACAGGCGACGATGGGCACACAAGCGCGTGATCTTTACGCGGCGCTTGAGGCCTCTGGCCGGAATTTCGTGCTGATCGCACCGAACAACGACCCCGGCTCCGAAGAGATCTTCGATGTCATCAATGCCTTGCCGAAAGAGCGTTTCCGTCTGTTGCCCTCGATGCGTTTCGCGCATTTCTCGGAGCTGATGAAGAACGCGGCCTGTATGGTTGGCAACTCAAGCGCAGGCGTGCGCGAGGCACCGTTTCTGGGCATTCCTTCATTGGATATTGGCACGCGTCAACATAACCGCTCTGATGCGCCGTCCATTCGGTTTGCCGATGCCGGTGATGCCAACACGATTGCCACTTTTCTGGACGATGAATGGGGCAAAAGCCATCCGCGCCATGAGGGGTTCGGGTCCGGCTCTGCCGCTGAACGTTTTGCTGCGGTGCTGAATGATCCGGAATTTTGGGCGCGCGGTTTGCAAAAAGAGTTTCAAGACCTTGGATAA
- a CDS encoding FRG domain-containing protein, protein MKSDDEEEINTPADALVVASRFAGTGKYVASVAFRGQADFEWGAVPGIYRTSPFFDKSIDRPHSINSFVASAHALESIFVEKFFLRARIHLNNPERGFASDRILAQHFGVPTRLLDWSANPLVALYFAVSDPDHEDKDGSFYFLHPANRSVSRLPTEEQLTAHKKANDMFMLDPPYIDQRIPAQSAKLTFHTIDKDAKTFTPLEQQEFEPGKHWLRKFRIPSRAKGTIYRELLQIGVDHHSIFPDLQGLGEQMRRNFLLRVY, encoded by the coding sequence ATGAAGTCAGACGACGAAGAAGAAATCAATACACCCGCCGATGCCCTAGTGGTTGCGAGCCGTTTTGCGGGGACGGGGAAATATGTGGCGAGTGTCGCATTTCGCGGTCAAGCGGACTTTGAATGGGGCGCGGTTCCCGGCATCTACCGAACGTCACCCTTTTTTGACAAGAGTATTGACAGGCCACACTCTATCAACAGCTTTGTTGCGAGCGCACATGCCTTGGAAAGTATCTTCGTTGAGAAGTTCTTTCTGCGGGCGCGCATACACCTGAATAATCCCGAACGGGGATTCGCCAGTGATCGGATTCTGGCGCAGCATTTTGGGGTTCCCACACGGTTGCTTGATTGGTCGGCAAATCCCCTTGTTGCGCTCTATTTCGCTGTCTCGGACCCAGATCACGAAGATAAAGACGGATCGTTCTACTTTCTGCACCCGGCAAATCGGTCAGTAAGCCGACTACCCACTGAAGAGCAACTCACGGCGCATAAAAAGGCTAACGACATGTTCATGCTTGATCCGCCTTACATTGATCAGCGCATCCCGGCACAAAGTGCCAAGCTGACGTTCCACACGATTGACAAGGACGCTAAGACCTTTACGCCATTGGAACAACAGGAGTTCGAGCCGGGCAAGCACTGGCTGCGGAAGTTCCGCATTCCCAGCCGCGCGAAAGGAACGATCTACAGGGAGTTGTTGCAGATCGGAGTCGATCACCATAGCATTTTCCCGGACCTGCAAGGGCTGGGTGAACAGATGCGCCGAAACTTCCTGTTGCGGGTCTACTAG
- a CDS encoding acylneuraminate cytidylyltransferase family protein codes for MIIGHIGVRKGSKGVPGKNFRPICGKPLMDWSLDQLFDEPRVDAVVVSTDDEAMYEHAVKRGALDIGLRPAHLATDTAGKFHVWQHALEVTEAITGPTTAFLDLDCTSPLRLPSDITNALDLFAKEQPDMVMSCCEARKNPYFNLVEPDESGALHVSKPLPGRVLARQQAPVVYEHVGVVYVVSPDYLRRAEGLYDGRVIPYVLSAERCHDIDSPFDLRIVEFLLQQQIDAGEKPKP; via the coding sequence ATGATCATCGGCCATATCGGCGTGCGCAAAGGGTCCAAAGGGGTGCCGGGAAAGAACTTCCGCCCAATTTGCGGCAAGCCTTTGATGGATTGGTCGCTGGATCAATTGTTTGACGAGCCGCGCGTGGATGCGGTTGTCGTCTCTACCGATGATGAGGCGATGTATGAACATGCGGTTAAACGTGGCGCGCTGGATATCGGGTTGCGCCCGGCCCATCTGGCGACCGACACCGCCGGCAAGTTCCACGTCTGGCAGCACGCGCTAGAGGTCACTGAGGCGATTACAGGCCCTACCACCGCCTTTCTGGATCTTGATTGCACCTCGCCACTGCGCCTGCCCTCAGATATCACCAATGCGCTGGACCTCTTTGCCAAAGAGCAGCCCGATATGGTCATGTCTTGCTGTGAGGCCCGTAAAAACCCCTATTTCAATCTTGTCGAGCCGGACGAGAGCGGCGCGCTGCATGTCTCCAAGCCCCTGCCCGGCCGCGTTCTGGCCCGCCAGCAAGCGCCTGTGGTCTATGAGCATGTCGGTGTTGTCTACGTTGTTTCCCCCGATTATTTGCGCCGCGCCGAGGGGCTTTATGATGGTCGGGTGATCCCTTATGTTTTATCTGCGGAACGCTGCCATGATATCGACAGCCCCTTTGATTTGCGGATTGTAGAGTTTTTGTTGCAACAACAAATAGATGCAGGCGAGAAACCTAAACCCTAA